In Gossypium hirsutum isolate 1008001.06 chromosome D06, Gossypium_hirsutum_v2.1, whole genome shotgun sequence, one genomic interval encodes:
- the LOC107941326 gene encoding auxin-responsive protein IAA9, which yields MSPPLLGVEEEGIQSNVTLLGSSGSMESVCQNSADLKERNYMGLSDCSSVDSSVFSPPSEERKASLNLKATELRLGLPGLQSPERNPELCLLSSSQLDEKPFFPLHPSSDGHCFASQKSVVSGNKRGFSDAMDGFSEGKFLSDSKVDVMLSPRPSSNFGAQPMKAKEITSQNVVHDRPHAADKTRPNPNASANNNSGAPANKAQVVGWPPIRSFRKNSLASASKNTDEVDGKAGPGALFVKVSMDGAPYLRKVDLKNYTKYQELSSALEKMFSCFTIGQYGSHGTSGRELLSESKLKDLLHGSEYVLTYEDKDGDWMLVGDVPWEMFTDTCKRLRIMKSSDAIGLAPRAMEKCRNRN from the exons ATGTCTCCGCCGCTGCTTGGCGTGGAGGAGGAAGGGATTCAGAGCAATGTTACTTTACTCGGTTCTTCAGGCTCAATGGAAAGTGTGTGCCAGAATAGTGCTGACTTGAAGGAACGGAACTACATGGGCTTGTCTGATTGTTCTTCAGTGGATAGCTCTGTTTTTTCCCCTCCGTCCGAGGAAAGAAAGGCTAGTTTGAATCTAAAGGCGACTGAGCTTAGGCTCGGACTTCCTGGATTGCAGTCGCCTGAAAGAAATCCAGAGCTTTGCTTGTTAAGTTCTTCTCAGCTTGATGAGAAGCCGTTTTTCCCTTTGCATCCTTCAAGTGATGGTCACTGCTTTGCATCACAGAAGAGTGTTGTTTCAGGGAATAAAAGAGGGTTCTCTGATGCAATGGATGGGTTCTCAGAG GGCAAGTTTCTTTCTGATTCAAAAGTTGATGTTATGCTGTCACCTAGGCCTTCTTCAAACTTCGGGGCTCAACCAATGAAAGCTAAAGAAATCACGAGCCAAAACGTGGTGCATGACAGGCCTCATGCTGCTGACAAGACCAGGCCTAATCCCAATGCATCTGCAAACAATAACAGTGGAGCACCTGCTAACAA GGCACAGGTTGTAGGTTGGCCACCTATCAGATCATTTAGGAAGAACTCATTGGCCTCGGCGTCGAAGAACACTGATGAAGTCGATGGGAAGGCAGGGCCTGGTGCTTTGTTTGTGAAGGTTAGCATGGATGGTGCTCCGTATTTGAGGAAAGTAGACTTGAAAAACTACACTAAATATCAGGAGCTGTCTTCTGCACTTGAGAAGATGTTCAGCTGTTTTACCATAG GTCAGTATGGATCTCATGGAACCTCGGGCAGGGAGCTGCTGAGCGAAAGCAAGCTCAAGGATCTACTTCATGGATCAGAATATGTTCTTACTTACGAGGATAAAGATGGTGACTGGATGCTTGTGGGTGATGTTCCATGGGA GATGTTCACTGACACCTGCAAAAGGTTGAGGATCATGAAAAGCTCTGATGCCATTGGACTCG CTCCGAGGGCCATGGAAAAATGCAGGAACCGGAACTAG